Genomic window (Phocoena phocoena chromosome 20, mPhoPho1.1, whole genome shotgun sequence):
GAGCCATGGACCATCCCCTACAGGTGCCCGCAGTCTGCAGCCCAGAGATTCAGGCTGGCCTGAGTCCTTGCCCTCTCCCCATCTGCAGGCCCCTCACACTGGCACAAGCTGTATCCCATTGCCCAGGGAGACCGCCAGTCACCAATCAATATCGTATCCAGAAAGGCTGTGTACTCGCCCAGCCTGAGGACACTGGAGCTTTCCTATGAGTCCTGCACGTCCCTCAGCATCGCCAACAATGGCCACTCTGTCCAAGTGGACTTCAATGACAGTGATGACCGAACTGGTAAGTGGCCCTTATGGTGATGTTTGCCGGACCCTGGTACCCTTCCCCCTGGGATCCTAACCTGTTTCGGGCAGGCTCAGAAGGGGCAGCATGCTGTGGTAGGGAAGGAAGGCTCCACTTCTCACCAGCTGTGAAGCCTTAggctgagcctcagtctcctggtGCATAGGATGGGAGCATTAAGACCCTATTTTCCTCCCTAGGATCATagagaggagaaatgaaaaactgaagTGATGTTTGTAGTGCTGGCATATAGCAGATGCTCAAGAAATGctaattctctttcttctctttcagttGTGCTTTAGGTCAGGTTTGTTTTCACTCCCTGCCCCATCACTGAGCTGCTGTGTGGCCTAAGGCCAAACCCTCCTCTCTGTGTGATCTGGCCAAGCCCAGCAGAGAGAGAACGGAAATAAAATGTTCAGTGTGCCAGGCCCCTTGCTAAGGTCACAGGcagttcttttattcttctcaaGAACCTACCTCTAAGTTGGGCAAGTAGAGACTCACTGAGCTGGGGAGGGCCAGAACCAGCCTGGTCCCACTCCAAAGGTCTTTTCTCCAACCCACCTACAGCCTCAAGATCCCAACCATCCTGGACAAAAGAGAGGCCAGTGGGAACTTGTAGCAGCTCCTTCCAAGGTCTCTTTGCCCTGGGATTAGAGTTCGGGTTCCTTCATGATAAATTCTTGGACAGAAGCCTCGGGAGTGCTCCTTAGTAAAGGGATTTTTGTCCTTATGACCAGGCCTGTGAGGGATGAAGTGGGGTAAGGAGGGAACCTGCTAAAGTTTCTTATGTAAGGAAGTGACTGGTACTTTGCCCCTCTGtcgcctcccccaacccccccatACGCACAATGAAAGCACTCAGGGAAACTTAAGTTTCAAATAGAAAATCAAAGggcagagaaggggaggaaagCCAGATAGGAATGATCTTAGTTGCTTAACTCTGAGTTCCCTGGTAGGCTagggaaaaggggaaagaggatCAGTTATAGTTCTTGTTGCAGAAGGTAGGAAATCCAACAGATCCTCAGAAGAGAGACACAGCATTCTTGGTACTGAATTCTAAGAAAAGCCTCCCACCCAGAACTTTAGGGAGGGACATGGAGCTCTTGATGACCTTAGATCACAGTTTATGAAGGAGCAGTTTTCAAATAATTGGATCTTCTAAACAGCCTTCAGAGGGCACTGAGGGCTCAATTCAGACATCAATAGCTCAGTGAAGGCCACTCTTGGCAGGGGAAGGCCCAAGGAAACATTCCTCTGGACCACTGATCCAGGGGCTCACTTTCTGACTTGGTTTGGGTTCCGTCCCCTATCAGAATGCCCAGGCCTCAGGGGTAGAGGACCAGCGGGAAGAAAGTAGGCTTGGGAGTGAGACAGTTGGGTCTCTGCCActccccagctgtgtgaccttgggcaggatacctacctttctgagcctcagtcccaCGTCTGGCCAAGGGGGTAACAGGTAACAATGTGTCCCCCTCTAGGTCACTGTGGGGATTAATGTCTGCAGACTGCTGAACACATAGGAAGTACACAGTGAACGGCAGTGTGTTCTATGgtcagggtggagggaggaggctaAGGGAGCCAAGCTCAAGGTTTAGGGAGGCAGTTCACTCCCTAAGAGACTGCACTGTGGAGTCCCAGGTGGGTCATGCTCAGAAGAGTGGGCCCTCCCAGCCCATAGCAGGGAGCTGCCTATTCCTGCCTCCCCAGGATGGAGCAGCCTGACTGGGCCCTGGCCCACAGCCATCACCCCCAGGCTCAGTCAACCACCCAGCATTGCCATGGACAGGCCCCGCTTCTCAGATGAGGCAGGACAGCAAGAATGGGCCTCTGGGCTGTCCCATGGTCCTCCTCCTTGAAGGGCCCACAGGGGGCAAGGCCCTGCCCTGGTCACCCGCCCTCAAGGGGCCCAGGGCCGTCACCTGATCCAGGAGCTCACATTCTGCCCTGGCTGGGGCTCCCTCCACTGCCAGATCTCTTTCAGCTGGAAATTCAATCAGTCCCAGGAGGCCTTGTGAGTGGCCCCAGCTCGCCAGGTATCAGAGTGGGAAATTCACAAAACCAGCATAAGTGGGGCTTGCCAAAGAGGGCATGAAGGAGGGACATTGGAGGTACCTGGGCCTGACCATCAGAGTGGGGACCCTTAGGAGCTGGCCTCTAGACATCAGGTCCTGGGGAGCCTCCAGGTTCTGGGGAGGCAGCACGACCTGGTGATTAGGGCCTTGGGCTCTGAACTTATATGAAGTAGATGCAGGCTTATATCCTAGCTCAgtgccttgctgtgtgaccttgggcaaatgccttgccctctctgtgcctcagttcctcctttataaaatagaaatcataataGGTTTTGTCTTTCATGAGCTACTATGAGGactaaagaaaagaatttttccgACCCAGCTGTGGGTCAGGGCTCCAGACCTGGGAGGTCTATTGTTAGTGATAATCGGGGCCTGAGAGGCAAAGTCCCAGCTTCCACTCGAAACTGGGCAAGAGTGGGGAGGatccagatggagagatatactcaCTCAGTGTACCAGACTCCTCTGTCACCTACAGGGCTCCAGGATTTCTGCCCTGGCCCAGCTAAGGGCATAGGGAACTGGGCGGGGGCTGATCCAAGTCCACTTAGAGCAAGGAATGTTGCACATGAAAAGTTTATCCCTCTCCTGAGCACTGCCCTGATATTGGCGCTGCTGTCTGCGGGCGGTGTGGGCTCTCTCACAGCAATTGCTACACACCGCCCTTCTCCCCGCAGTGGTGACTGGGGGCCCCCTGGATGGGCCCTACCGGCTCAAGCAGCTCCATTTCCACTGGGGCAAGAAGCACAGTGAGGGCTCAGAGCACACGGTGGACGGCAAGTCATTCCCCAGCGAAGTAAGACCCTCCTCTACCTGAATCCCTTTACCACTTGGGGAAGGAGTTGGGGACTGGGGAGCCAGGGTCTTGACAGGTGCCTGGTGTGGGGTACTGGAGAGAGTGAAGTCACTCGGGGACCTTTGGCAGAGACGCCCTTCACCTGAAGTTCAGGTCTTCCACCTGAACTCTGCCTACTGTCGTCCTGATCTGTGTGTCCAGAAGGAATTTTATGACGGACAAATCCAGTCCCACCACAGCCTTACTAACAACCCTTCAAGGATTaagcctggcattcaaggccctgcATGAACTGGCCTTGCCTGGCCTCATCTCCCTTGACCTCTTCCCATACTGACCTGCATGTGATGAAtcccctgcccacacctggctCTTTCGTATCTCCAGGCTGCTGTTCTTTCAGCCTGGAATACCTTGTCCCAAGAGTTCCATCTGATAACCCCCTTCTTATTCTTTGGACTCAGCTGCAGGCTTCACTTCCTCAGGGAGGTGTCACACTGGATAGTCATTATCTGTTTCACAGTTCACGGAGGGCAGGGCCTGATCTCTTTGGTCCCTTGGGGCTCAGAAAAGGGTCAAGCCCAGAACAGGGTAAATGCTATCTGTGGCCCGCCCCTCCCGCAGAGGGGCCAGGAGTCCGGTGGGAGTGAGGGAAGCCTGGCTCTGAGCTCCCATGGCCCCTGGGAGGCACTAAGCACTGGCCTGGCCTGTCGTTGCCCCTGTAGCTGCACCTGGTTCATTGGAATGCCAAGAAGTACAGCACCTTTGGGGAGGCGGCCTCAGCACCCGATGGCCTGGCTGTGGTTGGTGTCTTCCTGGAGGTGAGGGGGTTACCTGGGCCCAGAAGGCCGTGGGAGGCCTGGTACCACCCCTAGTTCCAGAACACAGTGAGATCTGGCCTCACACTACTTCTCCCTGACAGACGGGGGACGAGCACCCCAGCATGAACCGTCTGACAGATGCACTCTACATGGTTCGGTTTAAGGTGAGACCAGGGGTCCATGCTCTTGATCTACAGCAGcctggtggggaggaaggaagaggctaGATCATGGAGTGGGCCCATCCACTCCTCCATCCTGGCAGCAAACCCTGGCAGAGGTGAAGGGTGCAGGTCAGCACCTGTGGTGCCCTGCAACTGACTCCTCGTCATCAGGGTCCACGGCCCCACTGAATGCCCAGCATGAAGTCTGGTTGGGCATAGGATTGATGAGATGCCTGTCACATTAACGGTTCTCTGACCAGCAGCGCCATGAAGCTCTGTTGAAGGCAAGGGAGAGAACATGGTGCCCAAAGAGCTTTAGGAACCACAGCttttacatacaagggaatgggTGGAGAGGGCCAGCCAGGCTGGAATATAGCCTCTGGGATCACAGACAACTGGCCACAATTTGCATCAATGGGCCAAGGAGAAGCCTAAATCCTATTGACAGAAATCGGTGGGGAGGGTGTTGGTCTCATCCTGTTGGGAGGTCTTTGCTGACTCCTGGGTCCTGCACCGTGCCCCAGGGCACCAAGGCCCAGTTCAGCTGCTTCAACCCCAAGTACCTCCTGCCTGCCAGCCGGCACTACTGGACCTACCCTGGCTCCCTGACAACACCCCCACTGAGCGAGAGCGTCACCTGGATTGTGCTCCGGGAGCCCATCAGCATCTCTGAGAGGCaggtgagccctcccagagtacCAGATGGAAGGATGCGACACTCAGGCACACCCGGACAGTGTGACTCTCCCAACCAGCAGCCCACAGCCTGTGGTCCCACCATCAAGGCTCCCAT
Coding sequences:
- the CA7 gene encoding carbonic anhydrase 7, with the translated sequence MTGHHGWGYGHNDGPSHWHKLYPIAQGDRQSPINIVSRKAVYSPSLRTLELSYESCTSLSIANNGHSVQVDFNDSDDRTVVTGGPLDGPYRLKQLHFHWGKKHSEGSEHTVDGKSFPSELHLVHWNAKKYSTFGEAASAPDGLAVVGVFLETGDEHPSMNRLTDALYMVRFKGTKAQFSCFNPKYLLPASRHYWTYPGSLTTPPLSESVTWIVLREPISISERQMEKFRSLLFTTEDDERVHMVNNFRPPQPLKGRVVKASFWA